CTCAGGCCCATGGCATAACTGCTACGGGCCGTATCAGAATCGGTAATGGCCCCCGCTTGCGCGGCAACATTGGCTGCCTCAGCAGCCACTGCAATCAGCGCCGGCTCGGCTACCGTGGTACCAAACCCGAGACAAAAGGCAAACACCAGCAGCCAGGCAAGACTGCCCTTGCGCGCAAAACCATAGGCCATGGTTTCACCAATCGGGAACAGACCCATTTCCAGACCGCGAATAAAAAAGGTAAGGCCGAGCACCACCAGCATGGTACCGACCAGCAGCTTCTCCCAGTTCGGCAAAGGCTTGCCCAACACCACCAGCTGAAAGAACAGGATCACCAGAATGATTGGCAACAAATCCCGAAAGCTGTCCCTGATGGAGCGAAATAAACTGTGCAATGAGCAGCCCGAAAAGATATTGGTTAATCACGAAGACTGAAGGATAGGCGGACAACCTTAATGCTGCCCGGCATGGTCCGTCAAGCCGATGGTTTGACGCAATTTCTTGATCAACATCAAAGTTTTGGCGCAACGAATATCAGAGTATGCGCCGTTAGGCGAAAAAGTGTATTCCAATGGCAACTTTTCTCAGCATCAACGAGCTGCAAGCCTTTATCCGAAACCGGCGCATTCCGCTGTTTCCAAAACATGAACACATTGAGCTGAAAATTGATGGCTTGTCGTTCGAGGAAAACCTGCAGCTGGAAACCCGGGTGAACAAACTGC
The nucleotide sequence above comes from Gammaproteobacteria bacterium. Encoded proteins:
- a CDS encoding DUF1538 domain-containing protein, whose amino-acid sequence is MHSLFRSIRDSFRDLLPIILVILFFQLVVLGKPLPNWEKLLVGTMLVVLGLTFFIRGLEMGLFPIGETMAYGFARKGSLAWLLVFAFCLGFGTTVAEPALIAVAAEAANVAAQAGAITDSDTARSSYAMGLRLTVALSVGVAIVIGVFRILKGWPIHYLIVGGYIVIVILTAFAPKEIIGIAYDSGGVTTSTVTVPLVTALGVGLASVIKGRNPMIDGFGLIAFASLTPMMFVMVYGMVI